The following proteins are encoded in a genomic region of Arachis ipaensis cultivar K30076 chromosome B02, Araip1.1, whole genome shotgun sequence:
- the LOC107623322 gene encoding putative disease resistance protein RGA1, with protein MAWVTVSRQFNVKRIVKTMLEFAPEKPEYVGDEFELLELELHKFVVDREVLLVLDDVVKLDWNHLSDLMNVFRSSSCRILITTRKKEVAKVAKEVEESTHTVLMTSLSPEACWSIIKHHAFGDDLKNESTVERIFGQVGRQIAEKCERKPVVAKSFGVMLRGRSYEEWHHVMMSEKLWWYDLTSASMLSEYLYSRMPPALRQCLLHCSIFPKNHSIQVDKLVKLWMAQGFIASHEEDKMEIQGWKYVKQLRDCSAFQEFEPDGEGAFVCKLEEGMHEFIQDLARNEYCIKFLDEGATVEESGDNDTLTKPPRFRHCTLCLEAQTSFPDSIDNAGKLHTLMVLSESSDIDPTNLASLLYSMKRIRALDLSSCAIKELPLKADELLHLRYLNLSFNHELKKLPSAISNLLNLQTLNLNGCDSLQKLPKSIGKLIKLRHLEILWTASLSYLPKGIASLTFLRTLNRFFGSSGGASRSKACSLGDLENLNNIEGCLTIDGLGGETEISEAKRAGLKNKKNLRGLELWFSMVRLKGDDQILLDRLEAPPQLQFLGIFYYRGSSFPNWMMELKKLTHLMLVNCSECNLLPPFGKLPFLESLEIKNMPNVEMVDFQFLGIGLNHEDAGNEGSSSEEIAFPRLRKLHFIKLDKWKGWTGINVDGGDKKIMPLLSSLSVVNCEKLESLPNYIKRKENLKPIIEGCPLLLEKEKAQKEMKSMDSINKAD; from the coding sequence ATGGCATGGGTAACTGTCTCTCGACAATTCAATGTGAAGCGAATTGTTAAGACTATGCTGGAATTTGCTCCTGAAAAACCAGAGTACGTTGGTGATGAATTTGAATTATTGGAACTTGAGCTTCATAAGTTCGTAGTGGACAGGGAAGTCCTTCTTGTTCTGGACGACGTCGTCAAGCTTGATTGGAACCACTTGTCAGATCTGATGAACGTCTTCCGTAGTTCCTCGTGTAGAATTTTGATAACCACGAGGAAGAAGGAAGTCGCAAAAGTagcaaaagaagtagaagaatcCACACACACCGTGTTAATGACAAGTCTCTCCCCCGAAGCTTGCTGGTCAATTATCAAACATCACGCATTTGGTGATGATCTGAAGAATGAGTCAACCGTGGAAAGGATATTCGGCCAAGTTGGAAGACAAATAGCAGAAAAGTGCGAGCGGAAGCCAGTTGTTGCTAAATCTTTTGGTGTTATGTTGCGTGGCAGATCTTACGAAGAATGGCATCATGTAATGATGAGTGAAAAGCTGTGGTGGTACGACTTGACATCTGCATCCATGTTGAGTGAATACTTGTATTCTAGAATGCCTCCTGCTTTGAGACAATGCTTGCTGCATTGTTCCATCTTCCCTAAGAATCACTCCATTCAAGTTGACAAGCTCGTCAAACTGTGGATGGCACAGGGCTTTATTGCCTCCCATGAAGAGGACAAGATGGAAATACAAGGCTGGAAATACGTCAAGCAATTGCGAGATTGCTCTGCCTTCCAAGAATTTGAACCGGATGGCGAGGGCGCCTTTGTATGCAAATTGGAGGAAGGAATGCATGAATTTATCCAAGATCTTGCGCGAAACGAATACTGCATAAAGTTTCTTGATGAAGGGGCAACCGTGGAAGAGTCCGGAGACAATGACACCTTAACAAAGCCTCCTCGCTTTCGTCACTGTACCCTGTGTCTTGAAGCTCAAACCTCTTTCCCAGATTCAATTGACAATGCAGGTAAACTACACACTCTAATGGTTTTGTCCGAGTCTTCCGACATAGATCCAACAAATCTTGCCAGCCTTCTGTATTCTATGAAGAGGATCAGGGCGTTGGATTTGAGCTCTTGTGCAATAAAGGAGCTTCCATTGAAGGCAGATGAATTGCTACATCTAAGGTACCTTAACCTGTCTTTCAATCATGAGCTAAAAAAGTTGCCTTCTGCAATAAGTAATTTGCTTAATTTGCAAACTTTAAATCTCAACGGATGTGATAGTCTTCAGAAACTGCCAAAAAGTATAGGAAAATTGATCAAGTTGCGACATCTTGAGATTCTCTGGACAGCAAGCCTTAGCTACCTACCAAAAGGGATTGCAAGCTTAACCTTCTTGAGAACCTTAAATCGATTCTTTGGGAGCAGTGGTGGTGCTAGCAGAAGCAAAGCATGCAGTCTTGGAGATTTGGAAAATCTAAACAATATTGAAGGGTGTCTTACCATAGATGGATTGGGTGGTGAAACTGAAATTTCTGAAGCTAAAAGAGCTGGtctaaagaacaagaaaaatctGCGTGGCTTGGAACTGTGGTTTTCTATGGTACGATTGAAGGGCGACGATCAAATCCTACTTGATCGTTTAGAAGCACCTCCCCAATTGCAATTCCTTGGAATATTTTACTACCGAGGAAGTTCATTCCCCAACTGGATGATGGAATTGAAGAAACTAACACACCTAATGCTTGTTAACTGTAGTGAATGCAATCTTTTGCCCCCTTTTGGGAAACTCCCATTCCTTGAATCACTTGAGATCAAGAATATGCCTAATGTGGAGATGGTAGATTTCCAATTTCTGGGAATAGGATTAAACCATGAGGATGCTGGCAACGAAGGCTCCTCATCTGAAGAAATTGCATTTCCCAGATTGAGAAAGCTTCACTTCATAAAGTTGGATAAGTGGAAAGGGTGGACTGGAATCAATGTTGATGGTGGAGATAAGAAGATTATGCCTCTACTATCTTCTTTGTCAGTTGTAAACTGTGAAAAGTTAGAATCACTTCCTAACTACATCAAGAGGAAGGAAAATCTGAAACCAATTATTGAAGGATGTCCTTTGCTACTAGAAAAAGAAAAGGCGCAAAAAGAGATGAAGAGCATGGATTCAATAAACAAAGCAGATTAA